The segment TTCGGTACGAACTCTCGGTTGGTCATGGTCCGCCGATACTTCGGGTGAGCGTAGATGAGTCCGATCAGTTTCGCCTCGAGCTCCTGCCGGTAGGTTTCTACACCGTATGGACACCCATCGAGCGTCTCGACGTCCAGAATCCAGACATAGAGCTGTGAGTGAGCCGCCTCGCGAACTGCCGCGATGTGGTCGTATTTCGAGAAGCTTCCCCACGAACCGTCGTCTTCCCAATCGTCAACCGGGAGCGCTGCATCGATTTTCTTGTAGTGCTGGTAGATTCGAGATCCGATATTTCGAGATTCGCCGACGTACACAGGAGTGATATCTGAGGCAGTGTTGATTGGCTCGTCCGCTAAGTAGATGAGATACAAGAATTCACCATCGTTCTTTCCGTATCGATACCGATCGAGTGCATCAGTAGTAGTAAGATTCCCATCAACCGTCGTCAAGAATGGCACTGGATCTGGCCGCTCTAATGAGCGGATATCTTCAAGTAAAGAATCCTCAAGCCATGTAGCCCACAAATCAGCCTTTGAGAGTTTCATCTATACGGTAGTCACCTGTTGGTTGTATTATCAATTTCGGCGATCTGACGGATAGCGCTCTGCTTGAAAAATAGTTGAATAAATACCCTTGTAACGCGTACTGAGACGGTCAGATGCCCACAATAAATTTCGAATTACAGGTGGCACGAACACTGAAAAACATAGATAAGTCATCTGAAATCCATCCGGCCAACAAGAGGCTTATTCAAAAGTTCCATCGTGACCTCTTGCTCGACGGGATTAACGCAGCACGACGTCAGAAGCTCACTTCACACCTGAAGATTATCGCCCAATACCTGGGTGAAAAGCGATTTGATGCACTAACTCGCGAAGATATCACAGAACTGGTCGAGTGGATACATAGCCGTGGCTCTGCACCGTCGACAGTCTCTGATTACAAGCAAGTCGTGAAGCAGTTTTACAAATGGTACAACGGGGGTGAGGAGCCAGAAACAACGAAATGGATACGACGAGGACCACCCACGTTCCGTCAAATCCTTCCGCGAAATCTGCTCTCACCGGATGATGTCTCACGGCTTATTGACGCCTGTGTCAACGACCGAGATCGAGCGTTCATCGCGCTCCTTTGGGAGACTGGCGCACGAATTGGAGAGTTAATTGATCTATGTGTCGGTGACATCGAAGACGATGGGTCAGGGAAACACGTTATCGTGATAGGGAAGACTGGTGCTCGACGGCTACCCCTCGTGGAATCACGCTTGTACCTCGAACAGTGGTTACAGACGCATCCTTCGCTAAGCGCACAGACCCCACTCTGGTGTAAACTTGAGCAGGGCACCCCAGACGAACAGATCAGCTA is part of the Halogeometricum sp. S1BR25-6 genome and harbors:
- a CDS encoding tyrosine-type recombinase/integrase: MARTLKNIDKSSEIHPANKRLIQKFHRDLLLDGINAARRQKLTSHLKIIAQYLGEKRFDALTREDITELVEWIHSRGSAPSTVSDYKQVVKQFYKWYNGGEEPETTKWIRRGPPTFRQILPRNLLSPDDVSRLIDACVNDRDRAFIALLWETGARIGELIDLCVGDIEDDGSGKHVIVIGKTGARRLPLVESRLYLEQWLQTHPSLSAQTPLWCKLEQGTPDEQISYNYIRLRLLERARKRAGIDKPVNPHHFRHSRATHLANWLTEAQLCEWFGWVLGSKVPARYVHLSGRDIDNAYFALFANRRFNHLPITS